The following DNA comes from Streptomyces sp. NBC_00690.
GTTCACCAGCCGTCTAACGCCCGTTTCCAGCCACCAGTCCATGCCCCTGCACGCGCCATTCCCCCGATACCACCCAAGCCGTGGGGCTCTGGCTGGACAGGGTCTGGCCGAAGCACTCGAAGCGAAGAAGTCGACAGACAGCCGCAAGCCGTGGGCTCCCACTCCCTTAGACCGTGTCTCACGTGGTGATCTTGGAGAGCTTGTTGTAGCAGGTCATGGCTGCGGCGAGGCCGAGGAAGGCTAGGAAGTGACCGCCCTTGCGTTCATAGCGGACGGTCAGGCGGCGGTATCCGAAGAGCCATGAGATCGACCTCTCGATCTTCCACCGGTGCCTTCCGAGGCGTTCTGAAGACTCCACACCCGGCCGGGCGATCCGTGGAACGATGTTGCGCTCGCGTAGCCACGCCAGGTTGCCTGCCGAGTGGTACGCCTTGCCGGCCCGGACCTTGTCGGGGCGTCGCCGACGGGGGCCGCGACGTGAGCGGACAGCCGGGATCCCGAGGATGAGCGGGCGAAGCGCTTGGACATCGTTGACGTTTGCGGCAGACACCCCGACGACCACAGGCAGCCCCTGCGCATCGGTCAGAACGTGCAGTTTGCTGCCCGATTTGCCTCGGTCAACCGGATTCGGCTCCGTCTGCGGACCCCCCTTTTCGCGCGCACCGAGGCAGCGTCGACGATCACAGAGCTCCAGTCGAGCCCGCCACGGGCTCCGATGTCGTCCAGAACCACCCGGTGCAGGCGACGCCACACTCCGGATGCGGTCCAGACGGAGAACCTCCGGTGAGCCGTCGCCGGCGACACTCCGAATGACGGTGGCAGATACCGCCACGCGCACCCGCTGGTCAGCACGTACACGACGGCCGTGAACACGGCACGCTGGTCGATCGACGCGGTGCCACCGCCTTGCGGGCGCGAGCGGAAGGACGGCAGTACCGGCTCGACCATGGCCCATAGATCATCCGGCACGAGCCGCTGCGACAGATCCCCACCCATGAACGATCATGATGCCGCTGCCGGGCGGCGGCCCCCGGC
Coding sequences within:
- a CDS encoding IS5 family transposase (programmed frameshift), whose translation is MGGDLSQRLVPDDLWAMVEPVLPSFRSRPQGGGTASIDQRAVFTAVVYVLTSGCAWRYLPPSFGVSPATAHRRFSVWTASGVWRRLHRVVLDDIGARGGLDWSSVIVDAASVRAKKGGPQTEPNPVDRGKSGSKLHVLTDAQGLPVVVGVSAANVNDVQALRPLILGIPAVRSRRGPRRRRPDKVRAGKAYHSAGNLAWLRERNIVPRIARPGVESSERLGRHRWKIERSISWLFGYRRLTVRYERKGGHFLAFLGLAAAMTCYNKLSKITT